One genomic region from Heterodontus francisci isolate sHetFra1 chromosome 14, sHetFra1.hap1, whole genome shotgun sequence encodes:
- the LOC137376903 gene encoding uncharacterized protein has protein sequence MEESESPIIEESEPPTIEDSEPAIIEDSEPAIIEDSEPPIIENSEPATIEESEPPIVEDLEPAKIEDSEPPITEDSEPESEPAKIEKSKPATIEDSEPAKIENSEPPIIEDSEPPKMEESESPIIEESEPPTIEDSEPAIIEDSEPAIIEESEPARMEESEPPIIEDSEPPIIENSEPATIEESEPAKESEPPITVETEPPIIEDSEPAIIEESEPPIIEESEPAKIEKSEPATIEESQPAKIENTEPPIIEDSKPAIIEESEPPIIENSEPPIIENS, from the exons ATGGAGGAATCAGAATCACcaataatagaggaatcagaaccaccaacaatagaggattcagaaccagcaataatagaggattcagaaccagcaataatagaggattcagaaccaccaataatagagaattcagaaccagcaacaatagaggaatcggAACCACCAATAGTAGAGGATTtagaaccagcaaaaatagaggattcagaaccaccaataacagaggattcagaacca gaatctgaaccagcaaaaatagagaaatcaaaaccagcaacaatagaggattcagaaccagcgaaaatagagaattcagaaccgccaataatagaggattcagaaccaccaaAAATGGAGGAATCAGAATCACcaataatagaggaatcagaaccaccaacaatagaggattcagaaccagcaataatagaggattcagaaccagcaataatagaggaatcagaaccagcaAGAATGGAggaatcagaaccaccaataatagaggattcagaaccaccaataatagagaattcagaaccagcaacaatagaggaatcggAACCAGCAAaa gaatcagaaccaccaataaCAGTGGAaacagaaccaccaataatagaggattcagaaccagcaataatagaggaatcagaaccaccaataatagaggaatctgaaccagcaaaaatagagaaatcagaaccagcaacaatagaggaatcacaaccagcaaaaatagagaatACAGAACcgccaataatagaggattcaaaaccagcaataatagaggaatcagaaccaccaataatagagaattcagaaccaccaataatagaaaATTCataa